A section of the Pimelobacter simplex genome encodes:
- a CDS encoding LLM class F420-dependent oxidoreductase, with the protein MRNGIVLFTSDRGITPARLAQAAEERGFDTIYVPEHTHIPVRRDALHPTGGEDLPDDRYLRTLDPWVSLATCAAVTERIGLSTAVALPVESDPITLAKTLATLDHLSGGRVTIGAGFGWNTDELTDHHVPAGKRRTVLAEYLDAMRALWTQEEASYDGEFVSFGPSWAYPKPPQGRIPVIIGAGAGPKTMKWIAAHADGWMTTPTSTEVAAGAELLRKEWAEAGREGEPDVRVLVAKRPAAEDFADWTAAGASELIWGVPDSDESAVLTYLDKLSGRLGLSA; encoded by the coding sequence ATGCGCAACGGCATCGTCCTCTTCACCTCCGACCGCGGCATCACGCCGGCCCGTCTCGCCCAGGCGGCCGAGGAGCGGGGCTTCGACACGATCTACGTCCCCGAGCACACCCACATCCCGGTGCGCCGCGACGCCCTCCACCCGACCGGCGGCGAGGACCTCCCCGACGACCGCTACCTGCGCACGCTCGACCCGTGGGTCTCGCTGGCCACCTGCGCCGCCGTCACCGAGCGGATCGGCCTGTCCACCGCGGTCGCCCTGCCGGTCGAGTCCGACCCGATCACGCTCGCCAAGACGCTGGCCACGCTCGACCACCTCTCCGGCGGCCGGGTCACCATCGGCGCCGGTTTCGGCTGGAACACCGACGAGCTCACCGACCACCACGTGCCCGCGGGCAAGCGCCGTACCGTCCTGGCGGAGTACCTCGACGCCATGCGCGCGCTGTGGACGCAGGAGGAGGCGTCGTACGACGGCGAGTTCGTCTCGTTCGGCCCGAGCTGGGCCTACCCGAAGCCCCCGCAGGGCCGGATCCCGGTGATCATCGGCGCCGGCGCCGGCCCCAAGACGATGAAGTGGATCGCCGCCCACGCCGACGGCTGGATGACCACGCCGACCTCGACCGAGGTGGCGGCCGGCGCCGAGCTGCTGCGCAAGGAGTGGGCCGAGGCCGGGCGCGAGGGCGAGCCCGACGTCCGGGTCCTGGTCGCGAAGCGGCCCGCGGCCGAGGACTTCGCCGACTGGACCGCGGCCGGGGCGTCCGAGCTGATCTGGGGCGTCCCGGACAGCGACGAGTCCGCCGTGCTGACCTACCTCGACAAGCTCTCCGGACGGCTCGGACTCAGCGCGTGA
- a CDS encoding TetR/AcrR family transcriptional regulator — protein MNRRQAETVERLLTAGLAELRAVGHEALTIRTVAQRAGVSPATAYTYLASKNHLFAELFWRHLSGARLRVSGDGTAVQRLQATMRALTARIVEEPELAAAVTPALLGTDPDVARLRLKIGGEFLARFESALGEPGTPADPAVLDVLVLTFSGALLQAGMGLLTYDQIAEQLVSAVAVILRGNS, from the coding sequence TTGAACCGGCGCCAGGCCGAGACCGTCGAGCGGTTGCTGACCGCGGGTCTGGCCGAGCTGCGCGCGGTGGGCCACGAGGCGCTGACCATCCGCACGGTCGCCCAGCGCGCGGGGGTCTCGCCGGCCACGGCGTACACCTACCTCGCCTCGAAGAACCACCTCTTCGCCGAGCTGTTCTGGCGCCACCTCAGCGGCGCCCGGCTCCGGGTGAGCGGCGACGGTACGGCGGTCCAGCGGCTCCAGGCGACGATGCGCGCCCTCACCGCGCGGATCGTCGAGGAGCCCGAGCTCGCCGCCGCCGTGACGCCGGCCCTGCTCGGCACCGACCCCGACGTCGCCCGGCTGCGGCTCAAGATCGGCGGGGAGTTCCTGGCCCGCTTCGAGTCGGCGCTGGGTGAGCCCGGCACGCCTGCCGACCCCGCCGTGCTCGACGTGCTGGTGCTGACCTTCTCCGGTGCGCTGCTCCAGGCCGGGATGGGCCTGCTGACCTACGACCAGATCGCCGAGCAGCTCGTCTCGGCGGTCGCCGTGATCCTGCGAGGCAACTCATGA
- a CDS encoding cytochrome P450 yields the protein MSTATGLRFDPYDYAFQDDPYPTYQRLRDEAPVHHAAADDLWVVSRHADVFAVLRDDETFSNRMGVSLDASAWSPDAHRVMSFLALDGAEQSRIRRLVSAAFTPRRVRELTPEVQALTEHYLATTLERSADGDADWIRDLAGKLPMDVISEMMGVPVPDRDEVRRLADLVVHREDGVRDVPQAGMEASIELMTYYAAMVKERRAAPTDDLTSALVAAEVDGDRLRDGEIMAFLFLMVVAGNETTTKLLGNALFHLAADPGQRAQVLADPDLVAPWIEETLRHDTSSQMLARHVERDTEIGGTPVPAGAKALVLLGSANRDERVFTDPTSYDVRRDKAELAQILSFGTGRHFCLGANLARLEARVVLDELVRRVADLEVHAERAVRVRSTSVRGFASLPVTFTPRRS from the coding sequence ATGAGCACCGCGACCGGGCTGCGCTTCGACCCCTACGACTACGCCTTCCAGGACGACCCGTACCCGACGTACCAGCGGCTGCGCGACGAGGCGCCCGTCCACCACGCGGCCGCCGACGACCTGTGGGTCGTCTCCCGGCACGCCGACGTGTTCGCGGTGCTGCGCGACGACGAGACGTTCTCGAACCGGATGGGCGTCTCGCTCGACGCCAGCGCGTGGAGCCCCGACGCGCACCGGGTGATGTCCTTCCTCGCGCTCGACGGCGCCGAGCAGTCGCGCATCCGCCGGCTCGTCTCGGCCGCCTTCACGCCGCGCCGGGTGCGCGAGCTGACCCCCGAGGTGCAGGCGCTCACCGAGCACTACCTCGCGACCACGCTGGAGCGCAGCGCCGACGGCGACGCGGACTGGATCCGCGACCTCGCCGGCAAGCTCCCGATGGACGTCATCTCCGAGATGATGGGCGTCCCGGTCCCCGACCGGGACGAGGTACGCCGCCTGGCCGACCTCGTCGTGCACCGCGAGGACGGCGTCCGCGACGTGCCGCAGGCCGGCATGGAGGCCTCCATCGAGCTGATGACCTACTACGCCGCGATGGTCAAGGAGCGCCGGGCGGCGCCGACCGACGACCTCACCTCGGCGCTGGTCGCGGCCGAGGTCGACGGCGATCGGCTGCGCGACGGCGAGATCATGGCGTTCCTCTTCCTGATGGTCGTCGCCGGGAACGAGACGACGACCAAGCTGCTGGGCAACGCGCTCTTCCACCTCGCGGCCGACCCCGGCCAGCGGGCGCAGGTGCTCGCCGACCCGGACCTGGTCGCGCCGTGGATCGAGGAGACGCTGCGCCACGACACCTCGAGCCAGATGCTCGCGCGCCACGTCGAGCGCGACACCGAGATCGGCGGCACCCCGGTCCCCGCGGGCGCCAAGGCGCTCGTGCTGCTGGGCTCGGCCAACCGCGACGAGCGCGTCTTCACCGACCCCACGTCGTACGACGTGCGCCGGGACAAGGCCGAGCTGGCCCAGATCCTGAGCTTCGGCACCGGCCGGCACTTCTGCCTCGGTGCCAACCTGGCCCGGCTCGAGGCGCGCGTCGTCCTCGACGAGCTCGTCCGCCGGGTCGCCGACCTGGAGGTGCACGCCGAGCGTGCCGTCCGGGTGCGCTCCACGAGCGTGCGCGGGTTCGCCTCGCTCCCCGTCACCTTCACCCCCCGGAGGTCATGA
- a CDS encoding SDR family oxidoreductase: MGKYDQPVRRPAAVAGASSGIGAETARSLAAVGFPVALGARRLDRCEEVAAEIRNAGGEAVAHQLDVASDESVATFAAKAAADLGDIEVVVSNAALIGPGALLETDSSRLADEVDVNLLGPHRLVRAFVPGMVERRRGDIVFVSSDVALRARPFMGGYSATKAGLEGLVASLQMELEGTGVRASVVRPGPTWSEMGMDWSPEAAAKVLNEWLKWGHARHSHFLKASAIADVITSVVSAPRGVHLSPVDVNPEAPVERS, from the coding sequence ATGGGCAAGTACGACCAACCGGTACGACGGCCGGCGGCGGTCGCCGGCGCGTCCTCCGGGATCGGCGCCGAGACCGCGCGATCCCTGGCTGCGGTGGGGTTCCCGGTCGCGCTGGGCGCGCGCCGCCTCGACCGCTGCGAGGAGGTCGCCGCCGAGATCCGCAACGCCGGGGGAGAGGCGGTCGCGCACCAGCTCGACGTCGCCTCCGACGAGTCGGTCGCCACGTTCGCCGCCAAGGCGGCCGCCGACCTCGGCGACATCGAGGTCGTGGTCAGCAATGCCGCGCTGATCGGCCCCGGCGCACTGCTGGAGACCGACAGCTCGCGGCTGGCCGACGAGGTCGACGTCAACCTGCTCGGCCCGCACCGGCTGGTCCGGGCGTTCGTGCCCGGCATGGTCGAGCGCCGCCGCGGCGACATCGTGTTCGTCTCCTCGGACGTCGCCCTGCGGGCGCGGCCGTTCATGGGCGGCTACAGCGCCACCAAGGCCGGTCTGGAGGGGCTCGTCGCCTCGCTCCAGATGGAGCTCGAGGGCACCGGCGTGCGGGCATCCGTCGTCCGGCCGGGGCCGACCTGGAGCGAGATGGGCATGGACTGGTCGCCCGAGGCGGCGGCCAAGGTCCTCAACGAGTGGCTCAAGTGGGGCCACGCCCGGCACTCGCACTTCCTCAAGGCGTCGGCCATCGCCGACGTCATCACCTCCGTCGTCAGCGCGCCGCGGGGCGTCCACCTGAGCCCCGTCGACGTCAACCCCGAAGCACCTGTGGAGCGATCGTGA
- a CDS encoding cytochrome P450 — protein MSLADIPEVSIVLDDQGPDVPAIIKGTGHLPEMRVDPIGLFDRVRAECGDVGRFRIADKDVVLVTGAEANEAFFRAPEDVLDQAAAYPFMTPIFGKGVVFDASPEERQQMLKNQALRGEQMRGHAQTIEAEIRRMVADWGDEGEIDLLDFFAELTIYTTSSCLVGKPFREELDSSFAHHYHELERGTDAIAYVDPYADIESFALRDAARVRLVALVQDIIDRRRERGTVAKEERDLLDVLISIDMNADTITGIFISMMFAGHHTSSGTASWAMIELLRHPSVMADVVGELDALYGTDAADGTGPVEVSFQALRSIPVLEAVLKETLRLHPPLIILMRLVQEDFELLGRTIPAGTLIAASPKVSNRIEADFPSADAFDPGRYIDPRQEDLQNRWTWIPFGAGKHRCVGNAFAMMQMKAIFSVILRDFEFETAQPADSYRDDCSKMVIQLEQPCRVRYRRRSR, from the coding sequence GTGAGCCTTGCCGACATCCCCGAGGTCTCGATCGTCCTCGACGACCAGGGCCCCGACGTGCCCGCGATCATCAAGGGCACCGGCCACCTGCCGGAGATGCGGGTCGACCCGATCGGGCTCTTCGACCGGGTGCGGGCCGAGTGCGGGGACGTCGGCCGGTTCCGGATCGCCGACAAGGACGTCGTCCTGGTCACCGGCGCCGAGGCCAACGAGGCGTTCTTCCGGGCCCCGGAGGACGTGCTCGACCAGGCGGCGGCGTACCCCTTCATGACGCCGATCTTCGGCAAGGGCGTGGTCTTCGACGCCTCGCCCGAGGAGCGCCAGCAGATGCTCAAGAACCAGGCGCTGCGCGGCGAGCAGATGCGCGGGCACGCCCAGACGATCGAGGCCGAGATCCGCCGCATGGTGGCGGACTGGGGCGACGAGGGCGAGATCGACCTGCTCGACTTCTTCGCCGAGCTGACGATCTACACGACCTCCTCCTGCCTGGTCGGCAAGCCGTTCCGCGAGGAGCTCGACAGCTCGTTCGCGCACCACTACCACGAGCTGGAGCGCGGCACCGACGCCATCGCGTACGTCGACCCCTATGCCGACATCGAGTCCTTCGCGCTGCGCGATGCCGCGCGGGTGCGGCTGGTCGCGCTGGTGCAGGACATCATCGACCGCCGCCGCGAGCGCGGCACCGTGGCCAAGGAGGAGCGCGACCTCCTCGACGTCCTCATCTCGATCGACATGAACGCCGACACCATCACGGGCATCTTCATCTCGATGATGTTCGCCGGGCACCACACGTCCTCGGGCACGGCGTCCTGGGCGATGATCGAGCTGCTCCGCCACCCGTCCGTCATGGCGGACGTCGTCGGCGAGCTCGACGCGCTCTATGGAACCGACGCAGCCGACGGCACTGGTCCTGTTGAGGTGTCCTTCCAGGCGCTGCGCTCGATCCCCGTGCTGGAGGCGGTGCTCAAGGAGACCCTGCGGCTGCACCCGCCGCTCATCATCCTGATGCGGCTGGTCCAGGAGGACTTCGAGCTGCTCGGCCGCACGATCCCGGCGGGCACGCTCATCGCGGCCTCGCCCAAGGTGTCCAACCGGATCGAGGCCGACTTCCCCTCGGCTGATGCGTTCGACCCGGGCCGCTACATCGACCCGCGGCAGGAGGACCTCCAGAACCGCTGGACCTGGATCCCCTTCGGCGCCGGCAAGCACCGCTGCGTCGGCAACGCCTTCGCGATGATGCAGATGAAGGCGATCTTCTCGGTGATCCTGCGCGACTTCGAGTTCGAGACGGCCCAGCCCGCCGACTCCTACCGCGACGACTGCTCCAAGATGGTGATCCAGCTCGAGCAGCCGTGCCGGGTCCGCTACCGCCGGCGGTCACGATGA
- a CDS encoding ferredoxin has protein sequence MSFRVVADTTVCQGHQLCQGEAPDVFGFDSADDVVTLLDEHPGEERRTDVATAVKYCPAFALSIEETD, from the coding sequence ATGAGCTTCCGGGTCGTCGCCGACACCACGGTGTGCCAGGGCCACCAGCTCTGCCAGGGCGAGGCCCCCGACGTGTTCGGGTTCGACAGCGCCGACGACGTGGTCACCCTGCTCGACGAGCACCCCGGCGAGGAACGGCGTACCGACGTCGCCACCGCCGTGAAGTACTGCCCTGCCTTCGCCCTTTCGATCGAGGAGACCGACTGA
- a CDS encoding aldehyde dehydrogenase codes for MTALPPPAQQLIDGKLVAASSGATYAIVNPATGQEIGVAPDGTADDVDAAIAAARRAFDESDWSTDLALRVRCLRQLHTALLDHADAFRALTTAEVGMPGFMMGAAGFDVPVDGLKWVTDLAETYAFETDLGVAAPMGIPSRRTVRREPVGVVAAITPWNVPTQINLAKVGPALAAGCTVVLKPAPDTPWVAAELGRLVAEHTDIPAGVFNVVTPRANDVAAVLATDPRVDMVSFTGSTGVGRAIMAAAAPTLKKVFLELGGKSAAIALDDADVAAVAGATAFAACIHAGQGCAITTRLVVPRDRYDEAVTVAAQTMESIGAKDPADPGAICGPVISAVQRDRVAAYFDVAVAEGGRFATGGAVIDQPGFWVQPTVVAGLDSSSRLAQEEIFGPVLVVLPHDGDDDAVRIANDSAYGLSGSVDSGSLERAKAVAARIRTGTLAVNGGVWFSPDAPFGGYKQSGVGREMGVAGFEEYLETKTIAEPA; via the coding sequence ATGACGGCACTGCCGCCTCCGGCGCAGCAGCTCATCGACGGCAAGCTCGTCGCGGCGTCGTCCGGTGCGACCTACGCGATCGTGAATCCCGCGACAGGACAGGAGATCGGGGTCGCCCCCGACGGCACCGCCGACGACGTGGACGCCGCGATCGCCGCAGCCCGGCGGGCGTTCGACGAGTCGGACTGGTCGACGGACCTGGCGCTGCGGGTGCGCTGCCTGCGTCAGCTCCACACCGCGCTGCTCGACCACGCCGACGCCTTCCGCGCGCTGACCACGGCCGAGGTGGGGATGCCGGGCTTCATGATGGGCGCGGCCGGGTTCGACGTACCGGTCGACGGGCTGAAGTGGGTCACCGACCTCGCCGAGACCTATGCGTTCGAGACCGACCTCGGGGTGGCCGCGCCCATGGGCATCCCCTCTCGTCGCACCGTACGACGCGAGCCGGTCGGCGTCGTCGCCGCGATCACGCCGTGGAACGTGCCCACGCAGATCAACCTCGCCAAGGTCGGCCCGGCGCTCGCGGCCGGCTGCACCGTGGTCCTCAAGCCCGCCCCGGACACCCCGTGGGTGGCGGCCGAGCTCGGCCGCCTCGTCGCCGAGCACACCGACATCCCGGCCGGCGTCTTCAACGTGGTGACGCCGCGCGCCAACGACGTGGCCGCCGTGCTGGCCACCGACCCGCGCGTCGACATGGTCTCCTTCACCGGCTCGACCGGCGTGGGCCGCGCGATCATGGCCGCCGCCGCGCCCACCCTCAAGAAGGTCTTCCTCGAGCTGGGCGGCAAGTCCGCCGCGATCGCGCTCGACGACGCCGACGTCGCCGCGGTGGCGGGCGCGACCGCCTTCGCCGCGTGCATCCACGCCGGTCAGGGCTGCGCGATCACCACGCGGCTCGTCGTCCCCCGCGACCGGTACGACGAGGCGGTCACCGTCGCCGCCCAGACGATGGAGTCCATCGGGGCCAAGGACCCGGCCGACCCGGGCGCGATCTGCGGCCCGGTCATCTCGGCCGTGCAACGCGACCGGGTGGCGGCGTACTTCGACGTCGCGGTCGCCGAGGGCGGCCGGTTCGCCACCGGAGGCGCGGTGATCGACCAGCCCGGGTTCTGGGTGCAGCCGACCGTCGTGGCCGGCCTCGACAGCTCCTCGCGCCTGGCGCAGGAGGAGATCTTCGGCCCGGTGCTCGTCGTGCTCCCGCACGACGGCGACGACGACGCGGTGCGGATCGCGAACGACTCGGCCTACGGCCTCTCCGGCTCGGTCGACTCCGGCTCGCTGGAGCGCGCCAAGGCCGTCGCGGCACGGATCCGGACCGGCACGCTCGCGGTCAACGGCGGCGTGTGGTTCAGCCCCGACGCCCCCTTCGGGGGCTACAAGCAGTCCGGCGTGGGCCGGGAGATGGGTGTCGCCGGGTTCGAGGAGTACCTGGAGACCAAGACGATTGCGGAGCCGGCATGA
- a CDS encoding SDR family oxidoreductase, producing MRFENKVVVVTGAAQGIGEAYAKALAAEGAAVVVADVNTEAGEQVAKQIETDGGQALFVRCDVSSAESAQALVAATVERFGGIDALVNNAAIYGAMEFDLLISVDWDYYRRFMSVNMDGALVMTRAVYPEIQKRGGGAIVNQSSTAAYLYSGFYGLAKVGVNGLTQQLAHELGGMRIRVNAIAPGPTDTEATRVQAGDAAKELVKNLALKRMGSVDDMVGACLFLLSDEASWVTGQILAVDGGQTFRA from the coding sequence ATGAGATTCGAGAACAAGGTCGTCGTCGTCACGGGCGCGGCGCAGGGCATCGGCGAGGCCTACGCCAAGGCGCTCGCCGCCGAGGGTGCGGCCGTCGTGGTCGCCGACGTCAACACCGAGGCGGGTGAGCAGGTCGCGAAGCAGATCGAGACCGACGGCGGGCAGGCGCTGTTCGTGCGCTGCGACGTGTCGTCGGCGGAGTCGGCGCAGGCCCTGGTCGCCGCGACCGTCGAGCGCTTCGGCGGCATCGACGCCCTGGTCAACAACGCGGCGATCTACGGCGCGATGGAGTTCGACCTCCTCATCAGCGTGGACTGGGACTACTACCGCCGCTTCATGAGCGTCAACATGGACGGCGCGCTCGTGATGACCCGGGCGGTCTACCCCGAGATCCAGAAGCGCGGCGGCGGCGCGATCGTCAACCAGTCGAGCACCGCGGCGTACCTCTACTCGGGCTTCTACGGGCTGGCCAAGGTCGGCGTCAACGGGCTCACCCAGCAGCTCGCGCACGAGCTCGGCGGGATGAGGATCCGGGTCAACGCGATCGCTCCGGGGCCGACGGACACCGAGGCGACGCGCGTCCAGGCGGGCGATGCGGCCAAGGAGCTGGTCAAGAACCTCGCGCTCAAGCGGATGGGGTCGGTCGACGACATGGTCGGCGCCTGCCTCTTCCTGCTCTCCGACGAGGCGTCGTGGGTGACCGGCCAGATCCTCGCGGTCGACGGCGGCCAGACCTTCCGCGCATGA